The proteins below come from a single candidate division KSB1 bacterium genomic window:
- a CDS encoding low molecular weight protein arginine phosphatase → MSRRFRILFVCSGNSCRSPMAEGILRAKLPPHLRHRILIRSAGTLGIDDAPATPLAIRAAAERGADISTHRSQGVSKKLVDWADLILVMEQDHVRFLKKHYPEAGERVYLLRTFARPPQEIADNGEVPDPIGGDLTTYRECADLIAREVDRIVPVLNDLVVVRETGERRDVG, encoded by the coding sequence ATGAGCCGAAGATTCCGCATTCTCTTTGTCTGCTCCGGCAACAGTTGTCGCAGCCCTATGGCCGAGGGAATTCTGCGCGCCAAACTCCCTCCCCATCTCAGGCACCGCATTCTCATCAGGTCGGCGGGCACTTTGGGCATAGACGACGCGCCTGCCACACCGCTGGCCATCCGCGCCGCAGCCGAGCGTGGGGCTGACATCAGCACACACCGCTCACAAGGAGTGAGCAAGAAGCTCGTCGACTGGGCGGACCTGATCCTGGTCATGGAGCAGGACCATGTCCGTTTCTTGAAGAAACACTATCCGGAAGCTGGCGAGCGAGTGTATCTGCTCCGCACCTTTGCGCGACCACCCCAGGAGATTGCCGACAACGGCGAAGTGCCGGACCCTATCGGCGGCGACCTCACCACCTACCGCGAGTGTGCCGACCTTATCGCGCGAGAAGTGGATCGCATCGTGCCCGTGTTGAATGACCTGGTGGTCGTCCGGGAGACCGGGGAACGGAGGGATGTGGGGTGA
- a CDS encoding L-threonylcarbamoyladenylate synthase, with protein sequence MQLIMVNPDTPDMALLAQAAEVIRQGGVIAYPTDTVYGLGADPHNDAAVSRIFAIKGRQASKALSLIVADADQLQGLGAKPSEAAQKLMEAFWPGPLTLVLPLAKGVRMPALRGQAKVAVRIPASRLCRELAALCGPITATSANRSGEREPTTAAEVEAALGRQLDLIIDGGRSPSAVPSTIVDVSIHPPVVLRAGAIPEQRIRAALEGRQ encoded by the coding sequence ATGCAACTGATCATGGTGAACCCGGACACACCGGATATGGCGCTCCTGGCACAGGCTGCGGAGGTCATCCGCCAAGGGGGAGTCATCGCCTATCCCACCGACACAGTGTACGGGTTAGGCGCTGACCCCCACAACGACGCGGCGGTGAGCAGGATTTTTGCGATCAAGGGGCGCCAAGCCAGCAAGGCTCTGAGCCTGATCGTCGCGGATGCAGATCAGCTCCAAGGGCTCGGTGCAAAACCTTCGGAAGCGGCACAAAAGCTCATGGAAGCGTTCTGGCCGGGGCCGCTGACGCTCGTCCTGCCATTGGCAAAAGGCGTGCGAATGCCTGCCTTGCGCGGGCAGGCCAAGGTAGCAGTGCGCATTCCGGCAAGTCGGCTTTGCCGCGAGCTTGCAGCTCTATGTGGCCCGATCACGGCCACCAGCGCCAACCGCTCGGGAGAGCGGGAGCCCACCACGGCCGCGGAAGTAGAGGCAGCCCTGGGCCGGCAGCTAGACCTGATTATCGACGGCGGGCGCTCTCCTTCCGCTGTCCCCTCCACGATCGTCGACGTCAGCATACATCCGCCCGTGGTGCTCCGTGCAGGCGCCATCCCGGAACAGCGCATTAGGGCAGCGCTCGAGGGCCGCCAATGA
- a CDS encoding glycosyltransferase family 9 protein produces the protein MLEDRPLVPYRSVLIVQTAFPGDVVLCTPMVRATRKSFAEATITFLSTPVAANLLETNPHIDELITYDKRGEEAGVAAFARLVRRLRRRRFDLALLPHRSLRTALLAWAAGIPVRVGFAVFPGGPFYTHRVVYDRTQHEIERNLALLQAIGGTADGLQPEVFPDAGDRTRVDQLLEGVDQRAPLLAIAPGSIWPTKRWTPHGFAEVGVLAVEKLGATVVVVGGPEDRPLAQDVVAAIGKGAINAAGKLSFRQSAELIRRCRVLVCNDSAPLHLGVAMGTHTVAIFGPTVTSFGFGPIGQGHAVVQKELLCRPCGIHGGRKCPIGTHECMTAIRATEVFEQVRALWQEAAPPRDRQACGVQCN, from the coding sequence ATGCTGGAAGACCGACCACTGGTGCCCTACCGATCCGTGCTCATCGTGCAGACAGCCTTTCCCGGGGACGTGGTGCTGTGCACCCCCATGGTGAGGGCCACGCGCAAGAGTTTTGCCGAGGCCACCATAACATTTCTTTCGACCCCGGTTGCGGCCAACCTGCTGGAGACAAATCCTCATATCGACGAGCTAATAACCTACGATAAACGGGGCGAAGAGGCCGGGGTGGCGGCGTTCGCGCGACTGGTGCGTCGGCTCCGCCGGCGGAGATTCGACCTTGCACTTCTGCCGCACCGTTCGCTTCGAACCGCGCTTCTGGCCTGGGCGGCAGGGATTCCTGTGCGTGTGGGATTCGCCGTGTTCCCTGGCGGGCCCTTCTATACCCACCGGGTAGTTTACGACCGCACCCAGCACGAGATAGAGCGGAACCTTGCGCTTCTCCAAGCCATCGGTGGAACCGCAGATGGGTTGCAGCCTGAAGTCTTTCCAGACGCAGGAGACCGCACACGGGTGGACCAACTGCTGGAAGGCGTCGATCAGCGCGCACCTCTGCTCGCCATAGCCCCTGGTTCCATCTGGCCGACCAAACGTTGGACGCCGCATGGCTTTGCAGAAGTGGGAGTGCTGGCCGTGGAGAAGCTCGGCGCCACCGTGGTGGTAGTGGGTGGACCCGAAGACCGCCCGCTCGCCCAAGATGTGGTGGCAGCGATCGGCAAAGGCGCGATCAATGCGGCGGGCAAACTCAGTTTCCGGCAGTCGGCCGAGCTCATCCGGCGCTGTCGCGTGCTTGTGTGCAACGACAGTGCCCCGCTCCACCTGGGCGTAGCGATGGGTACGCACACCGTGGCCATCTTCGGCCCTACCGTGACCAGCTTCGGTTTTGGCCCCATCGGCCAGGGGCATGCAGTCGTCCAAAAGGAGCTCCTGTGCCGGCCCTGCGGTATCCACGGCGGGCGAAAGTGCCCCATCGGCACTCACGAGTGCATGACGGCCATCAGGGCAACAGAGGTGTTTGAGCAGGTGCGCGCGCTTTGGCAAGAGGCAGCGCCACCGCGGGATCGGCAAGCCTGTGGAGTCCAATGCAACTGA
- a CDS encoding lysophospholipid acyltransferase family protein: MTLRLRHLLEFWLMAIMAIIVRLLPWETSLRLGDWVGTFTFKVLKIRRRVTLDNLARAFPEKTAEELESIAHRAYQNFVKMTIEYIRFPDLTPQKVLAKVIVPDHSLLEWAMRNGKGAIFVGGHFGNWELMGAAIRALGYPEAFLVGEQHNKLIDDLMNRYRQRMGITIIHMGVAVRGVIKALREGKMVALLSDQDAGKNGVFVNYLGHPASTPRGPAVFSLKTGAPIIFGSAVREDHAYHRIYFDLATPGEVGELSEENVRRITQAYTSILERYVRQYPDHWFWMHRRWKTRPGGVRVE, encoded by the coding sequence GTGACACTGCGCCTCCGACATCTGCTGGAATTCTGGCTAATGGCCATCATGGCTATCATTGTCCGTTTGCTTCCCTGGGAAACCTCCCTCCGCCTGGGCGACTGGGTCGGCACCTTTACCTTCAAGGTGCTCAAGATCAGGCGAAGGGTTACACTGGACAATCTGGCGCGCGCTTTTCCGGAAAAAACTGCGGAAGAACTGGAAAGCATTGCTCACCGTGCTTACCAAAACTTTGTGAAGATGACCATCGAGTACATCAGATTCCCTGACCTGACGCCCCAGAAGGTTCTTGCCAAAGTCATAGTGCCCGACCACTCGCTCTTGGAGTGGGCGATGCGCAACGGCAAAGGTGCCATTTTCGTGGGCGGCCACTTTGGGAACTGGGAGCTCATGGGCGCGGCCATTCGCGCACTCGGCTATCCGGAAGCTTTCCTTGTTGGCGAGCAGCACAACAAGCTCATCGACGACCTGATGAACCGCTATCGCCAGCGCATGGGTATCACTATCATCCACATGGGCGTGGCCGTGCGCGGTGTTATCAAGGCTCTGCGCGAAGGAAAGATGGTTGCCTTGCTCTCCGACCAAGATGCGGGCAAGAACGGTGTGTTCGTCAACTACCTGGGACACCCGGCCTCGACGCCACGAGGGCCGGCGGTCTTTTCCCTGAAGACTGGTGCACCGATCATTTTCGGCTCTGCGGTCAGAGAGGATCACGCCTATCATCGCATCTACTTCGACCTTGCCACTCCAGGGGAAGTGGGCGAGCTGAGCGAAGAAAACGTTCGCCGCATCACCCAGGCCTATACGTCCATCCTGGAGCGATACGTGCGCCAGTACCCTGACCACTGGTTCTGGATGCACCGCCGTTGGAAGACCAGACCGGGCGGGGTACGAGTCGAGTAG